From the genome of Methanobrevibacter sp.:
TCAGAGGATATCTTGACTCCCCCATGTGTCAAATCAACTAAAAAGACATTCATTGCTTTCACTCTTGATAATAATTGAATTGTTAAAAAATAGAATTGCTGTTTATAAATAAAAATGATAATTAGAAAACATTTAAGAGTAATTATAATACTCTGTTAATGCTGTCTAATCCTCCTTCGTTAAGCTTATCCTTAACTTTCTTATAGAAGTATTTCTTATTGATTCTCATGAAGTAAACATCTTTCTCTGATTTCTTGATTACGAGCTCTTCCATATAGTTCACTTCTTTCTGGATTTGCCCATCCATTACGAAAATTGCCTTCTTACCTCTTTTAAGGAGTTTGATTCGGATTTCACTTCCATCAGATACTACAAATGGCCTGACTCCCAATTTGTATGGACAGATAGGAACTATGATGAATGCCCCTACTTTAGGGTCTACAATAGGCCCTCCTGCAGACATTGAATAGGCGGTTGAACCACTTGGTGTGGAAATGATCAATCCGTCCGCCCTCAATTCCTCTACAACCTCTCCATCAACTGAGATTTCGTAATGGAGCATCTTAGCAGGCCTTGCAGTCATGATTACAACTTCATTCAATGCACGGAAGGTTTGGTTCTCATGGGAGATGATGATTTGTGTTCTTTTCTCTTTGGACCATTCTCCTTCCAGGATTGCATCAAGGGCTTCAAAGGTGTTTTCCACTTCGATTTCTGTAAGGAATCCTACAGTACCCATATTGATTCCGAAGATTGGAATCTCTTTGGTCAATTGGTTTTGAGTCCTGAGAAGGGTTCCGTCTCCTCCAAGAATGATTGCCATGTCTGTTCTAAGTTCGTTAAGCTCCTTTGCATAGTCCCGGAAGTTGTAATTGAAGTTCAGGCTTTCGATATGCTTTGCAATCTCTGGAGTTTCGTTAACTGTCTTTGCAATGATTTTGTGAAGTTCAGGGTCTTCTTTTATTTCCTCTAGCTTTTCTGCAAGAGAAGATTCTATGACTGTTTCCATATTCCTCTGAAGCAATGTTTCAAAGATCTTAAGTGAGAACAATACTGACTTATATTCGTCAACTCTACTTACTATTGCAACGCTTTGAATCTTTTCCAGTTCGTCATTGTTTATGATCTTGATGATTTGATTGTGCAAGTCTGGATTTCCTGCACTTACAACAACTGCCTTTTCATAGATGCTTAGTCTGCTGTTTAGCTTTTCACCGTATTTGTCGGTTACGATTGCTCCGGCTTCCTCTACGATAAGCTTTGAAGCGGCTATGTCGATGATTCTACTTCCTCTCAAATCAAGGAATGCATCATATTTTCCGCTTGCGACATAGGCAAGCTCCAATACTACAGAACCTAATACTCTCATCCTTCTTGCAGTATCCACCAATTTGGAAACTGAAAGGGTCTTGCTTTTGGTGAATCCTCCAAGGCTTATTTTTGTCAGATCTGTTTCACTGCTTGGAGTCATTGGCTCTCCATTTCTTTTAGCGCCGTTTCCTTTGATTGCTTCGTAGAAGTTTCCGTTTGCATAATTCTTTACAAAACCAAGCTGAACGTCATCCAATGTTGCTTCCCTTCCTTCAGGCACATTGGCAACAGCAATTGACATTCCGTATGCAGGAATGTTCTTTATTGCATTGCTTGTTCCATCAAGGGGATCAATCAGGAATATGAATCTAGGCTTTTCCTGCTCCTCTCTTTCCTTTTTGCTTTTTGGCTCGTTGTTAAGGAGCTCTTCACTTAGGCTGATTGATTCCTGCTTTCCTTTTCCAAGCTTAAGCTCTCCTATTTCTTCGCTGATTAGATAAGACTCAAATTCAGCATCCTTAAGGAGCTTGATTACTTCCTCTTCTGCAATGATGTCGATATAGGATGTAGGAGTTCCATCTGCACCTATCTTAACGAATTCTCCTGCCTTAGGGTTTCCGACTTGCCCTTCAAGGAGCTTCTCCACATTTTCAAAAACAGTGGTGGCTATGTTCTTACAAATATCTATGTCCTCTTGATTCATCTTCCCACTCCTTAATCATCATTTTTTATTTTTTCCATTTTTCAAAATTTAAATTAGCATTATTCTAAAATGTCATCAGTAATGTAAATGACTGCAGCTATTGCAGATCCGATTTCCTTTACGGTATGATGTGCCTCTTCCACAATCAATTCCCTTATTTTCACATTACGCTTGTTCATCATGTATTTTACCATTTCAATTGCTTCGTTCTTTACATCTTCTGGATTCTGATTGATTCCGTTTGTCTCAACAACACATCCCAGTTCCTCGCCGATAGCCACTGCAATGCAGGCAGTCAACTCATCACCCTTCTTATTTGAAGTTAAGCTTGACAATACACAGTTTACCATTGATCCCGCTTTCAATTTAGGCAATTTTTCAACTTTGGTGTTGGCTTCCAGCATGCTTGAAACCTTTATCAAGTTCACATCACCGATTTCCGCTTCATATAAGGCGTTGTCAAAAGCATTCAATTCTGTCGGACCTTCACTGTTTCCTGATACAATAGCTATTCTCATTTTACCACTTTGATTTTAAAGATTTTATTTAATAAATTTATACTGATTTAATATTTGTTTTTTATAATATATTAATATTTTAAATATCCATAATGAAATTATTTTTCAGTATTTTTTTAATACGAAAGTTTATATATAATTTTAAATTAATATATTATTAATCTATATTTTATTAGGTTAATCATATTTAATTTCAATTAAATATAAAAAATTATTAGTTTTTAACTAAATTTTTAATTTATAGATATTGTTAATTTAAGAAATAAATTGCAATTAAATTTATTTTTAATTATTATTGAGAGGTTATTTTAATGTCAACCAAAGTTGTAGAACTTAAAACCGTAAAAGTCGGAAAATATATTGTATTAGATGGAGAAGCTTCTAAAGTTACTAGCTTAACCACTTCATCTCCAGGTAAACATGGAGCTGCAAAAGCAAGATTAGAAGCTGTTGGTATTTTTGATGGTCAAAAAAGAAGTTTAGTAAAACCTGTAGACACTAAAGTTGAAGTACCTATTCTTGACAAAAGGATCGGTCAAATCTTAGCTGTTATGGGTGACCAAGTTCAAATCATGGACTTAGAAACTTTCGAAACCTTTGAATTACCTATACCTGCTGAATTCGATGATGAAATCAGAGGTGCTGTAGGTACTGACTTAGGTGTAGAATATATCATTGCTTTAGGCAATATGAAAATCATGAGAACTAA
Proteins encoded in this window:
- a CDS encoding bifunctional NADP phosphatase/NAD kinase translates to MNQEDIDICKNIATTVFENVEKLLEGQVGNPKAGEFVKIGADGTPTSYIDIIAEEEVIKLLKDAEFESYLISEEIGELKLGKGKQESISLSEELLNNEPKSKKEREEQEKPRFIFLIDPLDGTSNAIKNIPAYGMSIAVANVPEGREATLDDVQLGFVKNYANGNFYEAIKGNGAKRNGEPMTPSSETDLTKISLGGFTKSKTLSVSKLVDTARRMRVLGSVVLELAYVASGKYDAFLDLRGSRIIDIAASKLIVEEAGAIVTDKYGEKLNSRLSIYEKAVVVSAGNPDLHNQIIKIINNDELEKIQSVAIVSRVDEYKSVLFSLKIFETLLQRNMETVIESSLAEKLEEIKEDPELHKIIAKTVNETPEIAKHIESLNFNYNFRDYAKELNELRTDMAIILGGDGTLLRTQNQLTKEIPIFGINMGTVGFLTEIEVENTFEALDAILEGEWSKEKRTQIIISHENQTFRALNEVVIMTARPAKMLHYEISVDGEVVEELRADGLIISTPSGSTAYSMSAGGPIVDPKVGAFIIVPICPYKLGVRPFVVSDGSEIRIKLLKRGKKAIFVMDGQIQKEVNYMEELVIKKSEKDVYFMRINKKYFYKKVKDKLNEGGLDSINRVL
- a CDS encoding arginine decarboxylase, pyruvoyl-dependent — protein: MRIAIVSGNSEGPTELNAFDNALYEAEIGDVNLIKVSSMLEANTKVEKLPKLKAGSMVNCVLSSLTSNKKGDELTACIAVAIGEELGCVVETNGINQNPEDVKNEAIEMVKYMMNKRNVKIRELIVEEAHHTVKEIGSAIAAVIYITDDILE
- a CDS encoding translation initiation factor IF-5A, with the protein product MSTKVVELKTVKVGKYIVLDGEASKVTSLTTSSPGKHGAAKARLEAVGIFDGQKRSLVKPVDTKVEVPILDKRIGQILAVMGDQVQIMDLETFETFELPIPAEFDDEIRGAVGTDLGVEYIIALGNMKIMRTKKV